In Rhineura floridana isolate rRhiFlo1 chromosome 22, rRhiFlo1.hap2, whole genome shotgun sequence, a single genomic region encodes these proteins:
- the ADAR gene encoding double-stranded RNA-specific adenosine deaminase isoform X1: MPGSCFPGRKRGLCTAAPVRANHSCLLSSGGHVPTPSPVPQQCAMSRGVAQGRGSNQAPPKHCGHSNPAFFNDPLVPQGGGLEDFRQRQVLFLHGQLAEAPLWQPQAQRPPASQCFGRGPKASSPPSPQAAWHSSWGAARRPSCNNSWQGQKQPFQPQPRHGGRNPRSGVDGLISDIQGLSLSGQGIEQRLLEILGQLKPGQAESARCLARKLDVQKKEVNHHLYRLQQRGRLCKIGESPPLWRLADSPKPPQGEVRYESATSWRDQWQPPSSGIQEAEECSASDPEDYSDSAVMAEIKEKICNFLFGVTDSTAHNLAKNIGLSKARDVNSTLLTLEKLGEVYKENANPPKWSLTDNKRKRMQIKLKADEVREVAPPDPEPPTLCVEPELSTSVPPELSTSVPTPPLPSPSPPPPPPPPPLLEGDEEKVENGQQAAEPTEQGDACPLRTGPPRKRSRYHWFPNYDNFENGKWATDDIPEDLNAINNQDEESRCIMESPLSPSYAAQFDTAFLCTPLEKLMACQKKNPVSGLIEYTQYTYQHCEFVLLKQSGPSHEPRFKFQAVIDGRRFPPAEAGSKKLAKQEAAAHAMKILLHEAEHEGEDGMAVEKSFYEDSSPSESETPDQPEPEPEPSSTTPQLSLLSGKNPVSALMEYAQKSGRVCEFQLLSQDGPPHDPKFTYCVKVGDRVFPAVVSNSKKGAKQMAAEAAMRGLSGDTSNLPEQTETQGDQPAEVPGGQLANLEETKAASTKGVGELIKYLNSNPVSGLLEYARANGFAAEFKLIDQTGPPHDPKFVFQAKVGGRWFPAVTAHSKKQGKQEAADAALRVLIGETEKAEHTEALAVTELPVSGSTLHDQIAMLSHQRFNTLTARIQHSLLGRKILAAIIMRRGQEGLGVVVSIGTGNRCVKGEELSLKGETVNDCHAEIISRRGFIRFLYNELMKFDPSAPEDSIFQPLEDGKLKIKDDITFHLYISTAPCGDGALFDKSCSDQANTAGEDQHQPLFENPKQGKLRTKVENGEGTIPVESSDIVPTWDGIQHGERLRTMSCSDKILRWNVLGLQGALLSHFLQPVYLRSVTLGYLFSQGHLTRAICCRMSRDGNTFQSGLPEPYFVNHPEVGRVSVYDSARQTGKTKESSVNWCLPDDSEVEVLDGTKGKIDGPKLDVSRVSKRNLFALFQLLCAKMDRKGLQKLTVYSEAKEAAITYQSAKRQFFWALQEMGYGSWICKPQEEKTFGLSEV, from the exons ATGCCTGGTTCTTGCTTCCCTGGAAGAAAAAGAG GCCTCTGCACAGCAGCCCCTGTGAGAGCGAACCACAGCTGCCTTCTTTCATCTGGTGGGCACGTGCCCACTCCCAGCCCTGTGCCCCAGCAGTGCGCTATGAGCAGAGGTGTCGCTCAAGGCAGAGGTTCAAATCAGGCACCCCCAAAACATTGCGGCCACTCTAACCCAGCTTTCTTTAACGATCCTCTTGTCCCGCAGGGAGGCGGCCTCGAGGATTTTCGCCAGCGACAGGTCCTCTTCCTACACGGGCAGCTTGCCGAAGCTCCACTGTGGCAGCCCCAGGCGCAGCGACCCCCAGCAAGCCAGTGCTTCGGCCGAGGTCCAAAGGCCTCCTCCCCGCCCTCTCCACAGGCTGCCTGGCATAGCAGTTGGGGTGCAGCCAGAAGACCTTCCTGCAACAATAGCTGGCAAGGACAGAAGCAGCCTTTCCAGCCCCAGCCAAGGCACGGTGGCAGAAATCCGAGGAGTGGAGTTGACGGGCTCATCTCAGACATCCAGGGTCTGAGTCTCTCCGGCCAAGGCATTGAGCAGAGGCTCTTGGAGATCTTGGGGCAGCTGAAACCCGGGCAGGCTGAATCAGCTCGCTGCCTTGCCCGTAAGCTTGACGTCCAGAAGAAGGAGGTCAACCACCACCTCTACAGGCTTCAGCAGCGAGGGCGGTTGTGCAAGATAGGGGAGTCCCCTCCATTGTGGAGGTTAGCAGACAGCCCTAAGCCCCCCCAGGGAGAGGTGAGATACGAGAGCGCCACCAGCTGGAGGGACCAGTGGCAGCCACCAAGTTCTGGGATCCAAGAAGCAGAGGAGTGCTCTGCCTCTGATCCGGAGGACTATTCTGATTCCGCCGTGATGGCTGAGATCAAGGAGAAGATCTGCAACTTCTTGTTTGGTGTCACGGACTCGACGGCACACAACCTTGCCAAAAACATCGGTTTGTCCAAGGCCAGGGATGTGAACTCCACCCTGCTGACCTTGGAGAAGTTGGGGGAAGTGTACAAGGAGAACGCCAACCCCCCCAAGTGGTCCCTCACCGACAACAAACGCAAGCGGATGCAGATCAAACTAAAAGCCGATGAGGTCAGAGAAGTGGCCCCTCCGGACCCCGAGCCTCCGACTCTTTGCGTGGAGCCAGAGCTGTCCACCAGCGTGCCACCAGAGCTGTCCACCAGCGTGccaactcctcctcttccttctccttcgccgccgccgccaccgccaccgcctCCGCTGCTAGAGGGTGATGAGGAGAAAGTGGAGAATGGGCAGCAGGCGGCCGAGCCAACAGAGCAGGGCGATGCTTGTCCTCTCCGGACAGGCCCCCCTCGCAAGCGATCCAGGTACCACTGGTTTCCCAATTACGACAATTTCGAGAATGGCAAGTGGGCCACAGACGACATCCCGGAGGATCTGAATGCCATCAACAACCAGGACGAAGAGTCCCGGTGCATCATGGAGTCCCCTCTATCCCCCAGCTACGCGGCTCAGTTCGACACAGCCTTCCTGTGCACCCCCTTGGAAAAGCTAATGGCTTGCCAGAAGAAAAACCCCGTCAGCGGCTTGATCGAATACACCCAGTACACGTACCAGCATTGTGAGTtcgtcttgctgaagcagagcggGCCGTCGCATGAGCCACG GTTTAAATTCCAAGCTGTGATCGATGGCCGCCGGTTCCCCCCAGCGGAGGCGGGCAGCAAAAAGTTGGCCAAGCAGGAAGCCGCTGCCCACGCCATGAAGATCCTCTTGCATGAAGCCGAGCACGAAGGGGAGGATGGCATGGCGGTGGAGAAATCCTTCTATGAGGACAGTTCCCCCAGTGAATCGGAGACG CCTGACCAACCTGAGCCCGAGCCCGAGCCTTCGTCGACAACGCCGCAGCTGAGCCTGCTTTCTGGAAAGAACCCCGTCAGCGCCCTGATGGAGTACGCGCAGAAGTCAGGGCGTGTCTGCGAGTTCCAGCTACTCTCTCAGGATGGCCCTCCCCATGATCCCAA GTTCACATACTGCGTGAAAGTGGGTGACCGTGTTTTCCCTGCCGTGGTATCCAACAGCAAGAAGGGAGCGAAGCAGATGGCGGCCGAGGCCGCCATGAGGGGCCTCAGCGGGGACACGAGCAACTTACCTGAGCAG ACAGAGACCCAGGGTGACCAGCCTGCGGAAGTGCCTGGTGGCCAGCTTGCAAATCTGGAGGAGACAAAGGCAGCGAGCACTAAGGGTGTCGGCGAGTTGATTAAGTACCTGAACTCCAACCCGGTCAGTGGCCTTCTGGAGTACGCCCGGGCCAACGGCTTTGCTGCTGAGTTCAAGCTGATCGATCAGACTGGGCCTCCCCATGACCCCAA GTTTGTCTTCCAAGCCAAAGTGGGAGGGCGCTGGTTCCCAGCGGTCACAGCGCACAGCAAGAAGCAAGGCAAGCAGGAAGCGGCCGATGCGGCGCTCCGTGTCCTGATTGGGGAGACGGAGAAGGCGGAGCACACTGAAGCGCTGGCTGTCACAGAG CTCCCTGTGAGCGGAAGCACCCTCCACGACCAGATTGCTATGCTGAGCCACCAGCGATTCAACACACTCACTGCTCGCATCCAGCACAGCTTGCTCGGGCGCAAGATCCTGGCCGCCATCATCATGAGGCGAGGACAAGAGGGCCTTGGTGTCGTAGTGAGCATTGGAACAG GGAATCGCTGTGTAAAAGGGGAGGAGCTAAGCCTGAAAGGGGAGACGGTAAATGACTGCCATGCAGAGATCATTTCCAGGAGGGGCTTCATAAG GTTTCTCTACAACGAGCTCATGAAGTTTGACCCCTCTGCACCCGAAGACAGCATCTTTCAGCCCCTGGAGGATGGCAAGCTGAAGATCAAAGACGACATTACCTTTCACCTGTACATCAG CACGGCACCTTGTGGAGACGGGGCTCTCTTTGACAAATCCTGCAGCGACCAGGCCAACACAGCCGGGGAGGACCAGCATCAGCCTCTCTTTGAGAATCCCAAACAGGGAAAGCTCCGCACCAAGGTGGAAAATG GGGAAGGCACTATTCCGGTGGAGTCGAGTGACATTGTGCCAACCTGGGACGGAATCCAGCATGGCGAACGCCTCCGCACCATGTCCTGCAGCGACAAGATCCTGCGCTGGAACGTGCTTGGCCTGCAGGGGGCGCTACTCTCTCACTTCCTGCAGCCCGTCTATCTCCGCTCGGTCACACTTG GCTACTTGTTCAGCCAAGGTCACCTGACGCGCGCCATCTGCTGCCGCATGTCGAGAGATGGCAACACATTCCAGTCCGGGCTCCCCGAGCCGTATTTTGTCAATCACCCCGAG GTTGGCCGAGTCAGCGTCTACGACTCCGCAAGGCAGACAGGCAAGACAAAGGAATCCAGTGTCAACTGGTGCCTGCCAGACGACTCTGAAGTTGAAGTCCTGGATGGCACAAAAGGCAAAATAGACGG
- the ADAR gene encoding double-stranded RNA-specific adenosine deaminase isoform X2 has translation MAEIKEKICNFLFGVTDSTAHNLAKNIGLSKARDVNSTLLTLEKLGEVYKENANPPKWSLTDNKRKRMQIKLKADEVREVAPPDPEPPTLCVEPELSTSVPPELSTSVPTPPLPSPSPPPPPPPPPLLEGDEEKVENGQQAAEPTEQGDACPLRTGPPRKRSRYHWFPNYDNFENGKWATDDIPEDLNAINNQDEESRCIMESPLSPSYAAQFDTAFLCTPLEKLMACQKKNPVSGLIEYTQYTYQHCEFVLLKQSGPSHEPRFKFQAVIDGRRFPPAEAGSKKLAKQEAAAHAMKILLHEAEHEGEDGMAVEKSFYEDSSPSESETPDQPEPEPEPSSTTPQLSLLSGKNPVSALMEYAQKSGRVCEFQLLSQDGPPHDPKFTYCVKVGDRVFPAVVSNSKKGAKQMAAEAAMRGLSGDTSNLPEQTETQGDQPAEVPGGQLANLEETKAASTKGVGELIKYLNSNPVSGLLEYARANGFAAEFKLIDQTGPPHDPKFVFQAKVGGRWFPAVTAHSKKQGKQEAADAALRVLIGETEKAEHTEALAVTELPVSGSTLHDQIAMLSHQRFNTLTARIQHSLLGRKILAAIIMRRGQEGLGVVVSIGTGNRCVKGEELSLKGETVNDCHAEIISRRGFIRFLYNELMKFDPSAPEDSIFQPLEDGKLKIKDDITFHLYISTAPCGDGALFDKSCSDQANTAGEDQHQPLFENPKQGKLRTKVENGEGTIPVESSDIVPTWDGIQHGERLRTMSCSDKILRWNVLGLQGALLSHFLQPVYLRSVTLGYLFSQGHLTRAICCRMSRDGNTFQSGLPEPYFVNHPEVGRVSVYDSARQTGKTKESSVNWCLPDDSEVEVLDGTKGKIDGPKLDVSRVSKRNLFALFQLLCAKMDRKGLQKLTVYSEAKEAAITYQSAKRQFFWALQEMGYGSWICKPQEEKTFGLSEV, from the exons ATGGCTGAGATCAAGGAGAAGATCTGCAACTTCTTGTTTGGTGTCACGGACTCGACGGCACACAACCTTGCCAAAAACATCGGTTTGTCCAAGGCCAGGGATGTGAACTCCACCCTGCTGACCTTGGAGAAGTTGGGGGAAGTGTACAAGGAGAACGCCAACCCCCCCAAGTGGTCCCTCACCGACAACAAACGCAAGCGGATGCAGATCAAACTAAAAGCCGATGAGGTCAGAGAAGTGGCCCCTCCGGACCCCGAGCCTCCGACTCTTTGCGTGGAGCCAGAGCTGTCCACCAGCGTGCCACCAGAGCTGTCCACCAGCGTGccaactcctcctcttccttctccttcgccgccgccgccaccgccaccgcctCCGCTGCTAGAGGGTGATGAGGAGAAAGTGGAGAATGGGCAGCAGGCGGCCGAGCCAACAGAGCAGGGCGATGCTTGTCCTCTCCGGACAGGCCCCCCTCGCAAGCGATCCAGGTACCACTGGTTTCCCAATTACGACAATTTCGAGAATGGCAAGTGGGCCACAGACGACATCCCGGAGGATCTGAATGCCATCAACAACCAGGACGAAGAGTCCCGGTGCATCATGGAGTCCCCTCTATCCCCCAGCTACGCGGCTCAGTTCGACACAGCCTTCCTGTGCACCCCCTTGGAAAAGCTAATGGCTTGCCAGAAGAAAAACCCCGTCAGCGGCTTGATCGAATACACCCAGTACACGTACCAGCATTGTGAGTtcgtcttgctgaagcagagcggGCCGTCGCATGAGCCACG GTTTAAATTCCAAGCTGTGATCGATGGCCGCCGGTTCCCCCCAGCGGAGGCGGGCAGCAAAAAGTTGGCCAAGCAGGAAGCCGCTGCCCACGCCATGAAGATCCTCTTGCATGAAGCCGAGCACGAAGGGGAGGATGGCATGGCGGTGGAGAAATCCTTCTATGAGGACAGTTCCCCCAGTGAATCGGAGACG CCTGACCAACCTGAGCCCGAGCCCGAGCCTTCGTCGACAACGCCGCAGCTGAGCCTGCTTTCTGGAAAGAACCCCGTCAGCGCCCTGATGGAGTACGCGCAGAAGTCAGGGCGTGTCTGCGAGTTCCAGCTACTCTCTCAGGATGGCCCTCCCCATGATCCCAA GTTCACATACTGCGTGAAAGTGGGTGACCGTGTTTTCCCTGCCGTGGTATCCAACAGCAAGAAGGGAGCGAAGCAGATGGCGGCCGAGGCCGCCATGAGGGGCCTCAGCGGGGACACGAGCAACTTACCTGAGCAG ACAGAGACCCAGGGTGACCAGCCTGCGGAAGTGCCTGGTGGCCAGCTTGCAAATCTGGAGGAGACAAAGGCAGCGAGCACTAAGGGTGTCGGCGAGTTGATTAAGTACCTGAACTCCAACCCGGTCAGTGGCCTTCTGGAGTACGCCCGGGCCAACGGCTTTGCTGCTGAGTTCAAGCTGATCGATCAGACTGGGCCTCCCCATGACCCCAA GTTTGTCTTCCAAGCCAAAGTGGGAGGGCGCTGGTTCCCAGCGGTCACAGCGCACAGCAAGAAGCAAGGCAAGCAGGAAGCGGCCGATGCGGCGCTCCGTGTCCTGATTGGGGAGACGGAGAAGGCGGAGCACACTGAAGCGCTGGCTGTCACAGAG CTCCCTGTGAGCGGAAGCACCCTCCACGACCAGATTGCTATGCTGAGCCACCAGCGATTCAACACACTCACTGCTCGCATCCAGCACAGCTTGCTCGGGCGCAAGATCCTGGCCGCCATCATCATGAGGCGAGGACAAGAGGGCCTTGGTGTCGTAGTGAGCATTGGAACAG GGAATCGCTGTGTAAAAGGGGAGGAGCTAAGCCTGAAAGGGGAGACGGTAAATGACTGCCATGCAGAGATCATTTCCAGGAGGGGCTTCATAAG GTTTCTCTACAACGAGCTCATGAAGTTTGACCCCTCTGCACCCGAAGACAGCATCTTTCAGCCCCTGGAGGATGGCAAGCTGAAGATCAAAGACGACATTACCTTTCACCTGTACATCAG CACGGCACCTTGTGGAGACGGGGCTCTCTTTGACAAATCCTGCAGCGACCAGGCCAACACAGCCGGGGAGGACCAGCATCAGCCTCTCTTTGAGAATCCCAAACAGGGAAAGCTCCGCACCAAGGTGGAAAATG GGGAAGGCACTATTCCGGTGGAGTCGAGTGACATTGTGCCAACCTGGGACGGAATCCAGCATGGCGAACGCCTCCGCACCATGTCCTGCAGCGACAAGATCCTGCGCTGGAACGTGCTTGGCCTGCAGGGGGCGCTACTCTCTCACTTCCTGCAGCCCGTCTATCTCCGCTCGGTCACACTTG GCTACTTGTTCAGCCAAGGTCACCTGACGCGCGCCATCTGCTGCCGCATGTCGAGAGATGGCAACACATTCCAGTCCGGGCTCCCCGAGCCGTATTTTGTCAATCACCCCGAG GTTGGCCGAGTCAGCGTCTACGACTCCGCAAGGCAGACAGGCAAGACAAAGGAATCCAGTGTCAACTGGTGCCTGCCAGACGACTCTGAAGTTGAAGTCCTGGATGGCACAAAAGGCAAAATAGACGG